A genomic window from Flavobacterium hankyongi includes:
- a CDS encoding site-specific integrase, with amino-acid sequence MKVTLRERLKGNSISLYLDYYHKGKRKNEFLRLYLNPEPKTKAEKDVNKKTRELAETIRAQRQIEMQNGTFGFHDIEKLKGSFTSYLLKLSEDRNTSDGNYGNWDSMIKHFKTFAPYDVSFQDLDRKLVENFRTYLDSKAESKSKKKLSQNSKYSYFNKFKAALKQAVKDGIIKTNPGEGVDTFKQGEPQREFLTLEELQKLVPVECELPELKKAFLFSALTGLRWSDIEKLKWSEIQHSNDYGYYIRFRQKKTKGAETQPISEQAVSLLGERKEPDDKIFDALNYSAWSNLKLQQWVYKAGIHKDITFHCARHTYATLQLTLGTDIYTVSKMLGHKELRTTQIYAKIIDEKKHEAANKIKLDF; translated from the coding sequence ATGAAAGTTACACTAAGAGAAAGATTAAAAGGTAATAGCATCAGTTTATATCTTGACTATTATCACAAAGGAAAAAGAAAAAACGAGTTTTTAAGACTATACCTCAACCCAGAACCTAAAACAAAGGCTGAAAAAGATGTAAACAAAAAAACACGAGAGCTTGCAGAAACTATTCGAGCACAAAGACAAATAGAAATGCAAAACGGAACTTTTGGCTTCCATGATATTGAAAAGCTAAAAGGAAGTTTTACATCCTATTTACTAAAGCTTTCTGAAGACCGTAATACCAGTGATGGTAATTATGGTAATTGGGATAGTATGATAAAGCACTTTAAAACCTTTGCTCCTTACGATGTAAGCTTTCAAGATTTAGATAGAAAGTTAGTAGAGAATTTCAGAACCTATTTAGATTCTAAAGCAGAATCCAAAAGCAAAAAGAAACTTTCTCAAAACTCTAAATATTCTTATTTCAATAAATTTAAAGCTGCACTAAAACAAGCGGTTAAAGATGGCATTATAAAAACCAATCCAGGTGAAGGAGTTGATACCTTTAAGCAAGGAGAACCGCAAAGAGAATTTCTAACTTTAGAAGAATTACAAAAATTGGTTCCAGTAGAATGTGAACTGCCAGAACTAAAAAAAGCCTTTTTATTTTCAGCTCTTACAGGTTTACGTTGGTCAGATATTGAAAAACTAAAATGGTCTGAAATCCAACACTCTAATGATTATGGCTATTACATAAGATTCAGACAAAAGAAAACCAAAGGAGCAGAAACACAACCAATCTCAGAACAAGCAGTAAGCTTATTAGGAGAACGCAAAGAACCTGATGATAAAATCTTTGATGCTTTGAATTATAGTGCTTGGTCAAACCTAAAATTACAGCAATGGGTTTATAAAGCAGGTATTCATAAAGATATTACGTTTCATTGTGCAAGGCATACTTATGCTACATTGCAATTAACACTGGGAACTGATATTTATACGGTATCAAAAATGTTAGGTCATAAAGAATTGAGAACCACTCAAATTTATGCTAAAATCATTGACGAGAAAAAACACGAAGCAGCCAACAAAATTAAATTAGATTTCTAG
- a CDS encoding helix-turn-helix domain-containing protein, translating into MSSNISIPKVCNHCGKTYIAHKTTTRYCSHKCNSRDYKLKAKQDKIEKTLLEQQNIIVSKNETQILNPNSLLTKSYLSIQDTADLIGVSRWTINRMVKRGELQIHKFGRKKIIQKEQIENLFKS; encoded by the coding sequence ATGAGCAGTAATATTTCTATTCCAAAAGTATGTAATCATTGTGGCAAAACTTATATTGCCCACAAAACCACTACAAGGTATTGCAGTCACAAATGCAATTCCAGAGATTACAAATTAAAAGCCAAACAGGATAAGATTGAAAAAACACTACTGGAACAACAAAACATCATTGTTTCAAAGAATGAAACTCAAATCTTAAATCCAAATTCTTTACTAACTAAAAGCTATTTATCAATCCAAGATACTGCCGACCTCATCGGTGTAAGTCGTTGGACTATTAATAGGATGGTCAAACGTGGAGAATTACAAATTCACAAATTTGGAAGAAAGAAAATTATTCAGAAAGAGCAAATAGAAAACCTTTTTAAATCTTAA